In Leptospira harrisiae, a genomic segment contains:
- a CDS encoding PAS domain S-box protein produces MENLIPSEVYSSQILQYLYDAVIVTDMEFRITNWNLAAERIYGFTASEVVGHSTISILKTEQDESTRESRITELQTKGIWQGEVFQYNKKSEKLKIRSAVSFLKDKLGHTIGLIAINRDITDESKFQEELADREERFRMTFDNAGVGVCLLDLDGSFVRVNKKLESMLGYDSTELIGKKSNEFAYEEDKQVFDSFRELALSGSKENMIYEKRFFSKNQNILWVEISNTLVKDRNGKPSYFVVHLNDITDRKNAEFHLLNAKKEAERANQAKSEFVANMSHEIRTPLNGVIGFNELLLTTNLTVDQREFVQNAISSAHGLLGIINDVLDFSKIEAGKLVLNEVTSNLEQIINDSLGVLKWKANEKGIELKLEMGSELPKIISVDATRLRQILINLLGNAVKFTEEGGVILKVNSAPTAKEKTKLEFTITDTGIGISEEQKSHLFQSFWQGESNSTRRYGGTGLGLRITKSLLDLMGGQIEVQSKLGVGTEFRFVIECGAVGTVTNQTISSRNELQNELFANNNHPVLSEISPKILVVEDNEMNRDLLKRMIHKYIPEAKITEALDGLEGVRFFLESKPDLIFMDVQMPNMDGLEAATEIRKQTTGRSVPIIALTAGALYEERKKCFDVGMDQFLTKPIDILALNQILFHYLNR; encoded by the coding sequence ATGGAAAATTTAATTCCGAGCGAGGTGTATTCTTCGCAAATTTTACAATATCTATATGATGCGGTGATCGTAACGGATATGGAATTCCGAATCACAAATTGGAATTTAGCTGCGGAACGTATTTATGGTTTTACTGCTAGTGAAGTAGTTGGCCACTCTACAATTTCCATTTTAAAAACAGAACAAGACGAAAGCACAAGAGAAAGTCGAATTACGGAACTACAAACCAAAGGAATTTGGCAGGGCGAAGTTTTCCAATACAATAAAAAATCAGAAAAGTTAAAAATTCGATCTGCCGTAAGTTTTTTAAAAGATAAACTTGGGCATACGATTGGGCTTATTGCGATCAACCGCGACATTACAGACGAAAGTAAATTTCAGGAAGAATTGGCAGACCGTGAAGAACGATTTCGTATGACATTTGATAATGCGGGAGTTGGTGTTTGTCTTTTGGATTTAGACGGTAGTTTTGTAAGAGTCAATAAAAAATTAGAATCAATGTTAGGTTATGATTCCACTGAACTCATTGGTAAAAAATCAAATGAGTTCGCTTACGAAGAAGACAAACAGGTTTTTGATTCCTTTCGTGAATTAGCACTCAGTGGTTCGAAAGAGAATATGATATACGAAAAACGTTTTTTTTCGAAAAACCAAAATATCCTTTGGGTAGAAATTTCAAATACTTTAGTCAAAGATAGGAACGGAAAACCATCTTATTTTGTTGTTCACCTAAATGACATTACAGATCGAAAGAATGCCGAATTCCACCTTTTGAATGCGAAAAAAGAAGCCGAACGTGCCAACCAGGCAAAATCTGAATTTGTTGCAAACATGAGCCATGAAATTCGAACTCCTTTAAATGGAGTCATTGGTTTTAATGAATTATTGTTAACTACTAATTTAACTGTTGATCAAAGGGAGTTCGTACAAAATGCAATCAGCAGTGCACACGGACTTTTGGGTATCATCAATGATGTTTTGGATTTTTCTAAAATTGAAGCTGGAAAACTAGTTTTAAACGAAGTCACTTCCAATTTAGAACAAATCATCAACGATTCGTTAGGTGTCCTTAAATGGAAAGCGAATGAAAAAGGAATCGAACTCAAATTGGAAATGGGCTCGGAATTGCCAAAAATCATTTCGGTAGATGCAACTAGGCTTCGTCAGATTCTCATCAATTTATTAGGGAATGCAGTGAAATTCACAGAAGAAGGTGGAGTTATATTAAAAGTAAATTCAGCACCGACCGCAAAGGAAAAAACAAAATTAGAATTTACTATAACTGATACTGGGATTGGGATTTCGGAAGAACAAAAATCTCATCTTTTCCAATCTTTTTGGCAAGGAGAATCCAATTCAACGAGAAGGTATGGTGGAACGGGCCTTGGACTTCGGATCACTAAATCTTTGTTAGACCTGATGGGCGGACAAATAGAAGTCCAATCCAAGTTAGGGGTTGGAACAGAGTTTCGATTTGTTATTGAATGTGGCGCAGTTGGAACGGTGACAAACCAAACCATCTCTTCTAGAAATGAACTACAAAATGAATTATTTGCGAATAACAATCACCCAGTACTGAGCGAAATTTCGCCTAAAATTTTAGTGGTCGAAGACAATGAAATGAACCGCGATCTACTCAAACGTATGATCCATAAATACATCCCTGAGGCAAAAATTACGGAAGCCTTGGATGGACTCGAGGGGGTTCGTTTCTTTTTAGAGTCAAAGCCCGATTTAATTTTTATGGATGTCCAAATGCCAAATATGGATGGATTAGAAGCGGCAACGGAGATTCGCAAACAAACCACTGGAAGATCGGTTCCCATCATAGCCCTCACGGCAGGGGCTCTGTATGAAGAACGAAAAAAATGTTTTGATGTTGGGATGGACCAATTTCTGACCAAACCGATCGATATATTAGCTCTCAATCAAATTCTATTTCATTATTTGAATCGATAA
- a CDS encoding Nramp family divalent metal transporter, whose protein sequence is MRRFPFLAYLGPGLLYAGAAVGVSHLVQSTRAGAVYGYGLLFVVLFANLIKYPFFVVGTKYTIVTGKSLLDGYEALGRLPIWIFFLISVGTMCIIVATVTLVTSGLFSNLLGISMEPWLLCSMILIFCFLLLAIGKFAALDGLMKWIVVLLTISTIVAMVLSFYAGIPKLETAGKTFSISNLGDVAFLIALMGWMPIPIEAAVWQSDWTLAKKTPDGKLPPMKYAMLDFNIGYIGTTLLAVCFLALGANMMYNTGAEFSSQAVSFASELVKLYTTAIGSWSYPIILIAAFFTMFSTTLTCFDAYPRVVSNASRRLFKPFAKIPTEKLYWYWILFVGVGSVLILLFFRTNMKSLVDFATTVSFLNAPVLALIHHLILFGKEIPKEQRPKPWMNLLSWFGILFLFGFSIYYINITFL, encoded by the coding sequence ATGAGACGATTTCCTTTTTTAGCTTATCTTGGTCCTGGTCTACTATATGCCGGTGCCGCCGTTGGTGTTTCGCATCTTGTGCAATCAACTCGAGCCGGTGCAGTGTATGGATATGGATTACTTTTCGTTGTCCTATTTGCAAATTTAATCAAATATCCTTTTTTTGTTGTCGGCACCAAATATACAATTGTTACCGGTAAATCATTGTTAGATGGGTATGAGGCTTTAGGTAGACTACCTATTTGGATCTTTTTTTTAATCTCCGTTGGTACGATGTGTATCATTGTTGCCACAGTAACGCTTGTCACATCTGGACTTTTTTCCAATCTTCTTGGGATTTCTATGGAACCTTGGTTACTTTGTTCTATGATTCTAATCTTCTGTTTTCTTTTGCTTGCAATAGGAAAATTTGCAGCTTTGGACGGTCTTATGAAATGGATAGTGGTTTTGTTAACCATTTCAACCATCGTTGCCATGGTCCTTTCCTTTTATGCAGGGATACCTAAGTTGGAAACGGCAGGAAAAACATTTTCAATTTCGAATCTTGGAGATGTTGCTTTCCTGATTGCACTTATGGGATGGATGCCAATTCCGATAGAAGCAGCTGTATGGCAGTCGGATTGGACACTCGCAAAAAAAACTCCTGATGGCAAACTGCCTCCAATGAAATATGCGATGTTAGATTTTAACATCGGTTATATTGGGACTACCTTGCTTGCGGTTTGTTTTTTGGCTCTGGGTGCAAACATGATGTACAATACAGGAGCCGAGTTTTCTTCTCAAGCAGTTAGTTTTGCATCTGAACTTGTAAAATTATACACAACAGCTATTGGTTCTTGGTCTTATCCTATCATCTTAATCGCTGCTTTTTTTACAATGTTCTCCACAACATTAACTTGTTTTGATGCTTATCCTCGGGTTGTTTCTAATGCAAGTCGTCGACTATTCAAACCATTTGCAAAAATTCCGACAGAAAAATTGTATTGGTATTGGATCCTTTTCGTGGGAGTGGGTTCAGTTCTAATTTTACTTTTTTTTAGAACTAATATGAAGAGTTTGGTGGATTTTGCTACTACCGTATCTTTTCTGAATGCACCTGTTCTTGCTCTCATTCACCATTTGATATTATTTGGAAAAGAAATTCCAAAAGAACAAAGGCCAAAACCTTGGATGAATTTACTTTCTTGGTTTGGAATTTTGTTTTTGTTTGGTTTTTCTATTTATTATATCAATATTACTTTTCTTTAA
- a CDS encoding Na+/H+ antiporter NhaC family protein — protein sequence MEILFFVGMLIASWAYSGVLVTMIHAGILFLQPDYFLPSLAIVSAIAAMVSGSSWTTAGTLGVALMGVAEVISFPETMAAGAIVSGCYFGDKLSPLSDTTNLASSLTHVPIWKHIQHMLKTTCISFGVAILGFYILNLYVLDSHQNTNLTLKSGVIFSEPNSSISWIKLIPVILVFGSSFFKLHIRISLLLGIVSAIGFSFTERGIQFHILETLVFGFESKTGNAVLDRFLSGGGIVAILPTEILILAAVWFGAVVEGYGYLNEILIQIKVWAKDKWDILLSTMGTSFLLNLVTADQYLSLVIPARAFRSLAEENSIPEKDISRSLEDSGTITSPLIPWNSCGAFMSTSLGVSVMSFFPFVFFNLFHVILSVSLLLIAKNKSKSS from the coding sequence ATGGAAATCCTTTTTTTTGTGGGGATGCTCATTGCCTCTTGGGCTTATTCGGGAGTGCTTGTGACGATGATTCATGCAGGAATTTTATTTCTCCAGCCCGATTATTTTTTACCTTCTTTGGCTATTGTTTCTGCAATTGCTGCCATGGTGTCCGGTTCTTCTTGGACCACTGCTGGTACGTTAGGTGTTGCGCTGATGGGTGTAGCTGAGGTAATTTCGTTTCCAGAGACAATGGCTGCTGGCGCCATTGTTTCCGGTTGTTACTTTGGGGACAAGTTATCCCCGCTTTCTGACACAACCAATTTGGCCTCAAGTTTAACGCACGTTCCAATCTGGAAACATATACAACATATGTTAAAAACCACTTGTATCAGTTTTGGAGTTGCTATCTTAGGTTTTTACATTTTGAATCTTTATGTTTTGGATTCACACCAAAATACCAATTTAACTTTAAAGTCAGGTGTAATTTTTTCTGAACCAAATTCCAGTATTTCTTGGATCAAGTTGATTCCGGTAATATTAGTTTTTGGGTCCTCATTTTTTAAATTGCATATCAGAATATCATTGTTACTCGGTATTGTTTCAGCGATAGGTTTTAGTTTTACTGAACGTGGGATACAATTTCATATTTTGGAAACATTGGTCTTCGGATTCGAATCGAAAACTGGAAACGCAGTATTGGATCGATTTTTAAGTGGAGGCGGGATTGTTGCCATTCTCCCAACGGAAATTTTGATACTTGCGGCTGTTTGGTTTGGTGCGGTCGTGGAAGGTTATGGTTATTTAAATGAAATCTTAATCCAAATTAAGGTTTGGGCAAAAGATAAATGGGATATACTTCTTTCTACTATGGGAACATCGTTCTTATTGAATTTGGTGACAGCAGACCAATACTTATCATTGGTGATTCCTGCTCGTGCCTTTCGTAGTTTAGCTGAAGAAAATTCCATTCCGGAAAAAGACATCTCACGTTCGTTAGAAGATTCAGGTACCATCACATCTCCCCTGATTCCTTGGAACAGTTGTGGGGCATTTATGTCTACTTCACTTGGAGTTTCGGTAATGTCTTTTTTCCCATTTGTTTTTTTTAATTTATTTCATGTGATACTTTCAGTATCACTTCTGTTAATCGCAAAAAATAAATCTAAAAGTTCGTAG
- a CDS encoding sigma-70 region 4 domain-containing protein, giving the protein MLPRILDEKILPLIEEARSNHDLNIVKTQLPIWMVDRLAKKRKITEDESSEMVVTILEVFTKMWALSLNYHITNVLGFFVTYAFNQYRNRFRRTEISESGELYLQLWNYDLPANEEHPIEFLDLENPLKLELEKLPTLTALVLSLQFDLPMKQNLKQLLLWKIRESNQNIDTFYRELEEKRLRQRQILARLSGMITRYTRKLYEATDPNRRKWYLKQKKLWILRRSKTIDRSFLSEREIAKLLGISRKAVRNHLSQGKHQLRRAGKDLLYYA; this is encoded by the coding sequence ATGTTACCAAGAATACTAGATGAAAAAATTTTACCTTTGATTGAAGAAGCAAGATCCAATCATGATTTAAATATAGTAAAAACTCAATTGCCCATCTGGATGGTGGATCGGTTGGCAAAAAAAAGGAAAATTACGGAAGATGAAAGTTCGGAGATGGTTGTCACTATCTTGGAAGTATTCACAAAAATGTGGGCGCTTAGTTTAAACTACCATATAACCAATGTTCTCGGCTTTTTTGTTACTTATGCCTTTAATCAGTATCGAAACAGGTTTCGTCGAACCGAAATATCTGAATCAGGTGAACTATATTTACAATTATGGAACTATGATTTGCCCGCAAATGAGGAGCATCCTATTGAGTTTTTGGATTTAGAAAATCCACTCAAGCTAGAATTGGAAAAATTGCCTACACTAACAGCTTTAGTGTTGTCCTTACAGTTTGATTTGCCAATGAAACAGAACTTAAAACAGCTCCTTCTCTGGAAGATACGTGAATCAAATCAAAACATCGATACATTTTATCGGGAGCTAGAAGAGAAACGATTGCGACAACGCCAAATTTTAGCCCGACTTTCGGGAATGATTACCAGATATACGCGTAAACTGTATGAAGCAACGGATCCAAATCGGCGAAAATGGTATCTCAAACAAAAGAAACTCTGGATTTTACGACGTTCAAAAACCATCGATCGCAGTTTTCTTTCTGAACGAGAGATTGCAAAGCTCTTAGGAATTTCCAGAAAGGCAGTTCGCAATCATTTGTCACAGGGAAAACATCAACTTCGAAGGGCTGGCAAAGATTTATTGTACTATGCATAA
- a CDS encoding STAS domain-containing protein, translated as MKIKVTSKNDVHIIKIEGAIKAGNEFELSEKIEQYIKKGQVPKFIIDLKKVPFINSAGLGTFLNIYKHIDGLNGRLVFANLNSDIENLMEITKLSSVFEIYKTLEEAEDSFEY; from the coding sequence ATGAAAATCAAAGTTACTAGTAAAAACGACGTGCACATCATTAAAATTGAAGGTGCCATCAAAGCCGGAAATGAGTTCGAGCTATCTGAAAAGATTGAACAGTACATCAAAAAAGGCCAAGTCCCTAAGTTTATAATAGATTTGAAAAAGGTTCCTTTCATCAACTCCGCTGGATTAGGGACATTTTTAAATATTTATAAACACATCGACGGCCTGAATGGTAGACTTGTATTTGCGAACTTAAATTCCGATATCGAGAACCTAATGGAAATCACAAAACTTTCTAGCGTTTTCGAGATTTATAAAACTCTGGAAGAGGCTGAAGACTCCTTCGAATATTAA